TGTGCAGGATCATCGTGCGCCGGATGGAGAGGAAACGCCCCATCTGGCGTGCCGACTTTTTCCCCAGGCGCGGCACGCAGTCCTGCACGTATTGCGCGTATGCCTTGAGGCGGGCCGGCATTTCATCCTCCATCTGGAGCTGGATGCGGTCGATTTCCCGGTCAATGGACGTCAGGAAGCCGGAATCCATCTTGGAAAGGCGGCTCAGTTCATCGAGCACCTTCCCCTGTTCCGCCAGAAGGCTGTCCGTAGCCAGCAGGAGGCGTTCCACGCGTTTGTCCGTCAGCGGGCTGCGTTTCAGCACTTCCTGAACGCATGCCGTCAGGGCTTCCACTCCTTCCCCTGCGTGCTCTCCGGCGGTCGTGACGGGGTACAGGGGCAGCTGCACTCCCAGGCGTTCCCGGGAGGTGGCGCGAAGTTCCTCTTTCAAGGATTGGAGCTGCTCAAAGGAGAGCAGCTCCGCATGAGTGATGACGAGAACCATGCGGGAATGAAGCCGTTCCTCCAGCGTCCGGAGATAGTCCCACAGGGCGGAATGGCTGCCGCCGCTGGCGGAAATAACCACGAGGATGGCATCCGATTTGGGAACGATGTGCTTCAGCTTTCTGGGGGCATCCTCCTGTTCCAGGCCGATGGTGTCCCAGAACTCCAGGTTGAGCAGGGCGTCCGACGGGTAAAAAAGGTCCAGAACCCATTCATGGGTATGGGGAGCGGGATGAGGCCTGTACTGCCAGCGAACCAGCGTGGCTTCACTGGACACGCGGGAACAGAACCGTTCCCCGGCCAGGGCGTCCAGCGTAGAGGATTTGCCGGACCCTGTCATGCCGATGACGGTGACATTCTGCGGAGAGCAGCATTCGGCCAGGGCTTCTTCCACCTTTTCCTGGGAACCGAAATGACGGTCGGGGCCAATGCGGGCGGAGAACGCCGCGGCGGCATCCGCTACGTCCCGCACCGCATGCGGAATCACGTTTTTTCCTCCTGTCAGCATGGGGTGATGAAATCAGGTCTCCGTCCGGGCTGTTCCGGTTTTGCGGAACAAACCTACACGCCGCTTTTCCTTCTGTCCAACTAAAATCACGAAGCGGGAGCGTATGAGCGGCCGCCGAAAATGGCCGTCCCTACGCGGACGAGCGTGGCTCCTTCCTCGATTGCCGTTTCAAAGTCATGGCTCATGCCCATGGACAGTTCCGTCAGTGCGGCTCCCCCTCTGCCGGACAGCGCTTCCTTCAGATCCCGGAGACGGCGGAAATAGGGCCGCGCCTCCTCCGGATTTTCCACCGGGGGAGGAATGCACATAAGACCGGCGATTTCAAGGTGATTCAGAGCGGACAGCTCCGGCCATTCCCTTTCCAGGGTTTCCGGGGAGAATCCGAATTTGCTGTCTTCATCCCCGACATTCACTTCCAGTAAAATGCGGGGCCGTTTTCCCGTTTCCTGGGCCACGGTATCTATGAACCGGGCCAGGCGCAGGGAGTCCACGGCATGGATCAGCGTGAAATATTCCAGGGCCTTGCGCACCTTGTTGCGCTGGAGGGGGCCAATGAGATGCCATTCCGTATCCGGAGGAAGGGAGGGGATTTTTCCCAGTCCCTCCTGGACCTTGTTTTCGCCGAAAATGCGCTGGCCCGCATCATGGCATGCTTTCACATCCTCTGCGGGAAAAGTTTTACTGACGGCGACGAGGCGGACGGAACCTGCCGGGCGTCCGGCGCGGAGTTCCGCTGCGCGTATGCGGGAGAGAATATGTTCCAGATTTTGTTGAATGCTCATGATGGGTGGTTCAGTTCAGGGATGGCTGCGCGGGCGCGTGGCTCATGATATGGTGCAGGGGCGAAAGCCGCCGCATGGCCATGGCCCAGACCTTGGAAGAATCCGTTTCCAGACAGATGTCCGGCACCATGGGGGAAACATACCAGGCGCGGTCATTCAGTTCCCGGCGCAGCTGGGGCGGCGTCCACCCGCTATGGCCTACGTAGGCGCGCAGGATGGCGCGGGGATCTTCCAGGTATTCCAGGGCCTGTTCCTCTTGCAGATGAAACTGGACGCGCAGTTTATCCTCCGTGCGGATGAAAGCGGCGAAGATGAGCTGGTTGCGTTCTACGGGCCCTCCCTTGAAGATAGGCACAGTGTAAAGGGATTCCGGGATTTCCGTATGGCGGGCTACGTCCCCCACATTCATGCCGGCCGGATGATTCAAAATATGGCCGATGACAAATTCCTTCTCCGCCCTGCTCAGGAAGATGACGGAATGATGGAATCCGGCGCCATCCAGGTAGGGTGCGGCAATCAGAAGGTGTCCCGCCAGGTTTTCATTGCTGATATCTTCATGTTCCATCATGGCCATAAATCTACGTTACCAAATGTGACGGAGGCAGGCAACCATGCGTTCAAACGGCCATGTCAGGAGGCGGCGAAAACGAAATACCGGAAAAACAGGCGGGAAGATGAGTTTTTACCCGAGTGTATAGCGGGTCCCCCTGGCGGAACGGACGGCAACCCTGGAATTTCCGGTCGTCTTGCGGGAGGCCGCCCTCCTGGAGGAAACGGATTTCCTTCCGGCTGATGCCGTCTGCCTGCGGGAAAGGGCGACGGCGGGGGGACGGGAAGCCCTGCGGCGGTGGGAAATGACGGAGGCCGTATTGGCGTTCTCCATGCGGTCTGGAGCGGAAGCCATGACCAGCAGGGAAGAATCCTGCATTTTTTCCGCCTGGGCCAGAGCTTTCAGGGAGGCGTCAATGGAACAGCGTTCAATCACGACCGGGTCTCCGGTCCGGAGCAGGTTGAAGGCTTCATACACGTCATTGCTCTTCATCCGGACGCAGCCGTAGGAGGCGGGAGTGCCGATGGTGCGTTCCTCCGCCGTACCGTGAATATAAATCAGGCGCGAGTGAGCGTTCCGGTTACGGGGTTCCAGACCTTCCAGCCACATGATGCGCGTGACGATGGGGTCCCGGCCCGGAGAATTGGGCGCGACGCATTCCCCGGTGGGCTTGCGGCTTTTAAACACCATGCCCTTGGGCTGCCCGCTGCCGATTTTGGAAGCGATGCGATGGGCGCCCAGCGGAGTGCGGCAGCTTCCCTTTTTGTCTCCCAGGCCGAATTTGGAAGTGCTGACAGGGTAGGTTTTCACTACCCGGCCATGACGCATGACGGCCATTTTCTGGTCCCTGACGCTGACGACCGCGCCGTCTTTCACGATGGCGGTGGGCTCATAATCCGGACGGGAACAGGATGCCAGCACTCCGAACACAGCGAAAGCTGCGCCGGCGAGTTGAATCAGGCGTGCTGCTTGCGAGAGAGGCGCAGGCATGGGAAAGGCGTCAGTTCTTGGCTTTGGCAGTTTGCTTGGCGGGCAGCAGGTTGGAAATCATGCGGCCCAGGGAACAGAATCCTGTGTAATAGAAACCCAGGAAAGGAATCATCAGGATGGGGGAAAGGTAATGGCCCTGGCGGATCATGATGATGATCAGGTTCAGGAAGAAAGTTCCGCAGGCGATTTCCAGAACGGGGATGACGACGGATTTAATGGCCCGGTATCCGTTGCGTTTGAGCTGGGAGACGTGCCGGCGGTCTTCCTTCCGGTCCACGCCGTATTTGGGCGTGCGGACGAAGGCGGACTGATGGCCGAAGATGGCTTCCAGAACAGCCTTGGCGTTGTTGACCGCCATGCCCACGCTCAGCGTGAGAAGGAGGGGGAGGTACGGCAGTTCCTTCCACCAGGATTTGGGACGCACCACGATTTGGGCGCTCATGTAAAAGATGCAGACGGCCACGCTGGTCATGAAGAACAGGGCCACATTCACAAACCACATGAAGACCGTTTCATTTTCCGGAATGCGCTGCGTGCAGATGGGGTACACCAGGAAGCAGAGCAGTGCCAGGAGCAGGTAGGAATAATTGCAGGTGAGGTGGGTGGTGGCTTCTACCTTGGCTTTAAGGGGAGCATTGGAGCGCCAGATGTCCAGCAGGATTTTCTGGCAGACCTGAATGGAACCCTTGGTCCACCGGTGCTGCTGGGACTTGAACCCGTCCATGTCCACGGGAAGTTCCGCCGGGGTAACGACGTCGTTCAGGTAGATGAAGCGCCAGCCCTTGAGCTGGACACGGTAGGAAAGGTCCATGTCTTCCGTCAGGGTGTCATGGGACCAGCCGCCCGCGTCGCCGATTACGCATTTGCGCCATATGCCCGCAGTGCCGTTGAAGGTGAAGAATCGGCCGGAACGGTTGCGGGCCGTCTGTTCCATGGCAAAATGGCCGTCCAGGTACATCCCCTGGATGCGGGTGAGGAGATTGTATTCACGGTTGATGTGGCCCCAGCGGGTTTGAACGAGGCCCACGTTTTCATCCGTGAAGAAATGGATGGTTTTTTGCAGGAGATCCGGTTCCGGAACGAAGTCTGCGTCCAGAATCAGCAGGAATTCCCCCTTCGCTGTTTTGGTGGCCGCTTCCAGCGCGCCTGCCTTGAAGCCGGTGCGGTCCGTGCGGTGGATGCAGACGGCGTCAAAGCCGCGGGACTTTAATTCCTCCACCTTGCGGCAGCATTGTTCCGTGGTGTCGTCTGTGGAATCGTCCAGAATCTGGATTTCCAGCCTGTCCTGCGGATAATCCAGAGCGGCTACGGATTCCAGGAGGCGGTCCACGACGAACTTCTCATTGAACATGGGGAGCTGGACCGTCACGACGGGCAGTTCCTGGAAGCGCGCTTTGGGCTGGGGCTTATTATTGCGGTTTTTCCAGTACAGGTAAACGATGCTCAGGCGGTGGAAGCCATACCCCGCCAGGCCGACGAGGACCAGAAGATAACACAAAAGCCAGATAAAATTGTAATTTAAAGACATGAAGGGGGCACAAAGGGGGGGGGTATCTTTTTGCGTCAGGGCAGGGGGATTTCCTTGACGTGACGCCCGTATAGGACACCATAGGGCGAGAGTCAAGACATATTCCGTTTTGCTTAACCTTTTCGAGTGTTGTTATGAAGAGATTGTATCTGCTGGCCGCAGCTGTATCCGTCACGGGGGGAATGGCGTTTTCCGCTCCAAAAGAAGAGGCCCCGGAGAAGGAGGCGGCAGTACTGGATGCGCAAACGCCACCGTCCGGCAAGCAGGACCAGCCGACCGTTCCGGAACGCCTGCTGGACGACTCCCACATGAATGAGGAGCTGGGCATCAACGAATTTACCGCGCCGTCCATCCGCAAGATTTTTGAAGATTTGGAGGGGCTCCCTGAAATACCGGAAAAGGTGGCCCTGCGCGCACGTCCGGAGCGGCCTCCCATGGACCGCTGTTCCCTGGCTCTTCAGCTGGGCGGCATGATGGCGGACGGCTTCGTAATCGTGCAGTGCGGCAAGATGAACGAGGTGAAACCCATTGCCCTGGATCTTTCCAGCTATGCAAAGGCCATTGGAGCCGGAGAAAGGGTGAACCGCCACGCCGCCAGCCTGCTGAAAAATGCGGAAGACGGGGATTTGAGCAGTTTCAAAAACAACCTGGCCCTTATTCAATCCGATGTGGAGCAGGAGCTTGCCTCCCTGCGGGATTCCGATATGGCGAACCTGATCGGCCTGGGGGGGTGGATACGCGCCCTGGATGCCGCTACCGCGGCTCTGGATAACAAATTTGCGGAGGACAAGGCGAAGGTCATCTTCCAGCCGGATGTCCCGGAATATTTTCACTATATTCTGGACGGGGTAGAGCCGGAAATGAAAGAACGCCGCGACATCGCCAAAATCATGAACCTTCTGACGATTTTGCAGGAGCAGATGACGCTGGCTCCGGACGCCAGGCCCGCCAAGGCGGGCGTGGAAGCCATCCGCAAAACGACGCTGGAGTTGATCAAGGCGGCTCTGGCCCCTGTGGAATCATAATTCCTCTCCAGAGGCATGCCGCATATGGTTCTTCCCCTTTTAACCAGTCTGGAAGTGCGTCTTACTCCGCGCGGCCTGTACCTGCGGGATGAAAAACTGAAACGGATGGTCCGGGATGATGGCCGCGTTCCCGTGCCTTACAACGTAAGCATCTTCAATACGGGGGACGGCGCCGTGCGTATCATCGGCAAAAAGTGGACCGTCCGTTCACATGGAGACGGAACGCAGATAATTGAAGGGGACGAACTGTTCGGTTCACGACCCCTGTTGTGCCAGGGGCAGATTTTTGCGTTCAACGGCCTTCAGATGCTGCGGCTGCCGGCGCGCATCCAGCTGACCCTTCTTGTCCGGGACGAGGCGGGAATCCTCTATCATACGGATCCCGTCAGCCTTAAATGGTGAAATAAAAAGCCCTGCAAATATTTATGCAGGGCTTTTTTCCGGATAAGGGATAGGGGAAGAACCTGAGGATAAAAGCTATAAGTCCATAGAATTATTCCTTAATCATTTTTCCCTTCAATCATTGCTTTTCCAGGTTAACCTTCTTCATCATCCCCGTGGTTGAGGATGAAGTTCAGGTCGTCAATGCCCAGGCTGGAGGTAAAGCCTTCATCTCCCAGCACGTTGGCGACGAGCTGGTTCTTCTGATGCTGGAGAATGCGGATTTTTTCTTCCACGGAATCCTTCGTCAGGAGGCGGTAGGCAATCACCTTGTTTTTCTGGCCGATGCGGTGCGTACGGTCGATGGCCTGGCTTTCTACGGCCGGGTTCCACCACGGGTCATACAGGACGACATAGGAGGCGGAAGTAAGGTTGAGGCCGGCGCCGCCGGCTTTCAGGGAAAGCAGGAAGACGGAGGGATCCTTGGTCGTCTGGAATTTTTCAATTTCTCCGCGGCGGTCCTTGGTCTGGCCGGTGAGGTAGTTAAGCGGCCTGTTTTCCGCTTCCAGCCTGTTCTTGATGATTTCCAGCATGGAGACGAACTGGGAGAAGACGAGCACCTTGTGTCCTTCTTCCCGGAGCTGGTCCAGCAGATAGAAGAGGGCCGTCATTTTGGCGCTGTCTTCCTTGGCGTATTTGGGATCCACCAGGCCGGGGTGGCAACAGATCTGGCGCAGGCGCATCAGGCCCTGCAAAATGGCGAAGCTGTTCTTTTTGACGGATTCATCCGAATCCAGGCCGAGCAGGGCCTGCTGAATGCGGCGGAGTTCCGCCTTGTACAACTGGCTCTGGATGCCTTCCATTTTGGCGTATACTTCTTCTTCCGTCCTGGGAGGCAGGTCTTTTGCCACCTGGGATTTGGTGCGGCGCAGCAGGAAGGGTTTCAGGCGCGCGGCCAGGCGGTTCTGGCTTTGCGGGTCCTTGCGCTTGTCAAAGCGCTTCTTGAAGTAGGAGCGGGAACCGAGGACGCCGGGCATGGAGAAGGCCATGAGGGACCACATGTCCAGCAGGCGGTTTTCAATGGGGGTGCCGGAAAGAACGAGACGGTTGTAGGAAACGATTTCCCGCGCCGCCTTGGCTGCCTTGGAATCCGGGTTTTTGATCTGCTGGCCTTCGTCCAGAATGACCGTAAGCCATTTGATCTGGTTCAGGGTTTCCCCGCAGACGCGGAGCTGGGCGTAGTTGACCACGACCATGTCGTAGTTCTTCTTGATGTCTTCCAGATTGGCCTGGTCCTTGCTGCGGATGACGAGGACGCGCACGCCTGGCGCAAATTTTTCCGTTTCTCCCGCCCAGACGTCCAGCACGGATTTGGGGCAAACGATAAGAACCGGAGGAATGACGGCTTTTTTCTTGGATTTGTTTTTGCGGGCGAATTCTTCACGCAGCCAGAGGACGTAAGTGATGGACTGGATTGTTTTACCCAGGCCCATGTCGTCCGCCAGAATGCCGCCGAACCCGTTCGTGGCAAGGTAAGCCAGGAAGTGGAACCCTTCCACCTGATACGGGCGCAGGGTGGCCTGGAGCTGGGAGGGAACGTCCGGCTTGACGTCGATCTGGATTTCCGCGGTACGGTCTTTGATGCGTTTCCATGCCTTCGGGTCGAATACTTCCGCGGCTTTCGGGTCCGCCAGCTGCATGGCATGCATGCGGTGGGTTTCTCCGGAAAGATCGAAGGGATCCAGGCCCAGGCGGGTAACGGCGTCGCGCTGGTCGTTGTCCAGCTTAATTTCCAGGCGCATCCATCCTCCGTCGTCCATGCGGACGTAACCGCCTCTGGCGGCGACCAGGGCGCGGATTTGTTCCTTGGAGAGCTGGACGCCTTCCACATCAATGACGATGCGCAGGTCAAACCAGTCGATTTCCTGGTTGACTACTTCAAACCGCACGGCGGCGGCCACCGGATCCGCCAGCAGCGTCTTGAGCTTGTCGTCCATATTGACGGTCAGCTCTTCCGGAAGCTGCTTGGCCCATTCCGCGAATTTTTCGGGGAACTGGCGGGTGACGCGGGCCTTGAACGCGCCCACCTGGGGATCGTAGGAAAAGCCCATTTCTTCCAGCAGGCCGGGAATGGGATAAAGGTGCTCCCGGATGAAACGCAGCAGAACTTTGTTCTTCATGGGCTCCTGATGGGATACGTCCCAGCCGTCCTTGCCGAGTTTTTCCGTGCGGTAGCCGGAAGCGTCCCTGGCGCTTACTTCGCAGAGCACGTGTTCCGTTTCCGCGGAGGTGAGGCCGCGGACGATTTTCATGTCAAAGGTGCCGCGCAGGTCAATGTCCACCACGCGGTCTTCCATGCTGGGGGGCAGGGAAGCGCCTATTTTGCGGAGGAATTCCACCCCTTCAAGGCTGTCGATGACCTGCTTGGGAATGGAGTAGCGGGGTTCCACTTCCGTGCTTTCCAGCCAGCGGGGAGGGCCGGGGAAAACGGTTTCGTCAGACTGGTACAGTTCCTGCTGGCCCGGAAGCTGCCGGACGGAGTGGGAGACGTTGATGCCGGTGGACGTAGCGAGCTGAAGAGCGTAGCAGTCCGGTTCAATGGGATCGTCCTGGCAAATCCATTTGAGCGGTTCGTCCACCACTTTGAAATAGTTTTCATCAAGGTTCACCAGGTAGCCTTTCAGGGCGGGCTGGTGGAAAAGTTTGTTCATCAGGGCGCATGCGGCTTCCTGGTCCAGGTCCAGCGTCAGGGCGTCTTCCGCACGGGCGTAGTCGGACAGGGAGACGAGCAGGATTTCCGTCTGGGCGTCCATGCGTACGGCGGCCCGTTCATGCAGATTTTCCAGATGTTCCAGATCCTGTTTTTCCCGGACGGGAATCCAGTCCTGCTTCAGGGAATGGCGGTATTCGAAATGCCCCTCGTTAATAGTGGAAACAAGCCTCATGAACAGTTCTCCGCGGGGTTGCTGCGGGGGGCGTTCATTCACGGATTGGATGCGGTCGTACCAGGTGCCGACTTCACGGGAGCGCTCCCACTCATGAATCTTGCGCTGTACCTTTTCCAGATCCGTAATGGAGTCCATGAATTCCGGATAGGGCAGGCGTTTCTTGTTGAAAGCGTAAGCAATGTAATTCCAGAATTCGAGGATGTTCGTGGGAGGCACGGGCCACAACTCCAGCGGGTCATAGCTGACGATTTCCCATCGGGGATTCAGGCGCACCATATCATGGTCGTGAATCTCCTGTTCAATGGCGAAACGGCGGTAGCGCTTCTCCAGTTTGCTGACGTAGTCCGCTTCCTTGTCGTCCAGTTCGCGGCCCAGTTTCTCTTCCAGAATATCCAGAAGGGGAACATCATTCAGTTCGTTCGGGGACTCCGGAAGATCCTGGCCGCGGTACATGCGCTCCAGCATGGCGGCATACATGGCCGCTCCGGCGAGGTCCTCGTCTTCCGTGGAGCATGCTCCGAACCACCTGTTGCCCTGAAGGCGCAGATTTACGCGGTGCACGCCGTATGCGTCTTCCACGCGGCCCTGAATATATAAATGATTGCCGAAAATTTGCGTGACTGCGCCATCTTTCTGAAGTTTCTCTCCCCGCAGCCGGATTTCTTCCGGAAAGGCATTGAGAAAGTTCAGAGTAGCCCTGTCCGGGTTAAGTGCCATGCTCATAATATCAAACTGTCATATAAAAATTGGAAACAAGCGTACCCAGTCAGGGGACGCCACAGGTCTATGCACTTTACTATGGCACAAAAAGCGGATTAGAGCAACTATTCTCTGAAAATAATTCCGGAGGTTGTTTGTGGTGAAGTGTTTATTATTGGATGACAAATTGTTATGTTTATGTGAAGAAGGTCGATTTTGGAAGAAAACGAACATATTTTATCATCTTGGAAAGAAAAGATGTCAGTCTTGCGTAACATGATTCTTGACAGGTACGTCGTAAAAGCGTCTTTTATGCCTGAAATTTTATGTCCTCTGCATCACTTCTACAGTTACTGGCGACTCAAGCCCGCTTGAGCGATGGCGAATTGGCCGAACGTCTTGACATGACTGAAGAAGCCGTGCGGGCCCAGCGGGAGCAGTGGGAGCAGGAAGGCGTTATCCTCGGATACCAGGCTGTAGTGAATGAGGAATATGAACACGACAGCAAGGTGGCTGCTTTCATTGAAGTGAAAATGACGCCTGAACGCGACGGCGGTTTTGACCGCCTGGCGATGCGCATCTCACGGTTTGACGAAGTGTCCTCCTGTTATCTGGCAAGCGGAGGTTTTGACCTGCTGGTGCTGGTGGAAGGAAAAAGCATGCGGGAGATTGCCCGGTTTGTGGCGGAAAAACTTTCTACGCAGGAAGGGGTGTTGTCCACTTCCACACACTTTCATCTGAAAACCTACAAGAAAAAACGGTTGTGTGTTCGAAGATCCCGTGCAGACCGAACGCCTGGCCGTCGCTCCGTAATCCTCTGCCGTTACGAAAGGAATCATTATGAACTGGCAGAATAAAATAGCGGAGCAGGTAAGCTCCATACCCCGTTCCGGCATCCGGGAATTCTTTGACCTGGTTACGGGGCGGACGGATATTATTTCCCTGGGCGTAGGGGAGCCGGACTTCGTGACGCCGTGGAACATACGGGAAGCGGCTATTTACTCCCTGGAAAAGGGTCATACCTCCTATACATCCAATTACGGGTTGGAATCCCTGCGCCGTTCCATCGTCAAATACGTGGACGGATTTTTCCACGTCAACTACGATCCCCTGCGGGAAGTGCTGGTGACCGTAGGCGTAAGCGAGGCCATAGATCTCGCTCTCCGTGCCATTCTGAATCCGGGGGACGAGGTTCTTTACCACGAACCCTGTTATGTTTCCTATGCTCCCAGCGTCAATATGGCCTACGGCGTGGCTACCGCCGTTCCTACGAGCAAGAGGGATCTTTTCGCCCTTAACCCGGAGGTGTTGGAAGCGGCCATTACTCCGCGGACCAAAGTGCTGATGCTCAACTTCCCGACTAATCCTACCGGAGCGGTGGCCCCGGTGGAAACCCTTCAGGAAATTGCCCGCATCTGCATCAAGCACGATCTCATGGTGCTGACGGATGAAATTTACAGCGAACTGCGTTATGACGGCAAGCCGCATGTTTCCATAGCTTCTCTGCCGGGGATGAAGGAACGCACGCTTCTGCTGCACGGCTTCTCCAAGGCATTCGCCATGACGGGGTTCCGCCTGGGTTATGCCTGCGGTCCGGAGCCGCTCATTTCCGCCATGATGAAAATTCATCAGTATTCCATGCTCTGCGCCCCCATTACTTCCCAGGAGGCGGCCATTGAAGCGTTGGAAAACGGGACATCCGCCATGTTGAAAATGCGGGAAAGCTACCGACAGCGCCGGGATTATCTGGTGAAGCGCCTTAATGAGATCGGCATGGACTGCCACCTGCCTGGCGGTGCGTTCTATGTCTTCCCGGACATTTCCAAATTTGGCTTGACCAGCAAGGAGTTTGCCACCCGGCTGCTGATGGAGAAGCAGGTGGCCGCCGTGCCGGGGACCGCCTTCGGCGCGAGCGGAGAAGGCTTCCTGCGCTGTTGTTATGCGACCGCCTTTGACCAGATCAAGGAGGCCTGCAACCGCATGGAGCATTTTGTGAAAACTCTTTCCTGACCCGGCAGTATTCATGAACTCCGTGACGGAGGCGCTGAAAACAAAGGCGTATGTGGCGCCGTTTGCAGTATTCATGGGCTTTACCCTGGTATGGCAGTTTGGCGCCCCGTTTCTGGAATGGGACCACCCGGCTGCACCCTGGTGGAGAAGGGCGCCGGAACAATGGCTGTACCCCGTTCAGGCGATCGTTTGTTTTGCCCTGGTTTTCCGGTGGAAAAAAGCCATTGATTGGGATTGGCGGTGGAAGCCCGCTGCCTGGGGAATTCTGTTCGGCGTGCTGGGTATCCTGTGCTGGCTGGCCCCGACCATGATAGCGGACCGCCTGCCCGGAGGCGCGGACGCCTGGTTTGGTCATCCCTCCTGGCCCTGGTACCGGTATCTGCTGGGAATTGACGCGCGTCCGGAGGGGTTTGATCCGGGCATCGTCTTCCTTACGGATTCCTGGAGCTGGCTGGCGGCCCTGGTGCTGCGTTTCTTCCGTGCCGTGGTTGTGGTGGCTCTGGTGGAGGAACTTTTCTGGCGCGGCTATCTGATGCGTTTGATGGTGAATCCGGACCATCCTTGGAAGGTGCCATTCGGCGCTCATAGCTGGAAGGCATACTGGGTGACTACCCTCTGTTTCATGGCGGTGCACCAGCCCGTGGACTACTGCGGCGCGTTCGTTTACGGTTCCCTGGCATATCTGCTTGCCGTCTGGCGGAAAAATCTGTGCGCCGTGATCGTGATGCATGCGGCGGCGAATGCGCTGCTGGGCTGGGCCGCTCTGGCATGGGGCAAATACGGATTATGGTGAATCCGGCGTTTACAGGGAGGAATTTCTTGAGTACATAAAAGCCGATGACTCCAGAGGAAGCCATAGAAATTTTGTGGGACTACCATCACGTGAAGCAGGTGCTGCATCCGGCGGAACTCATTTTCATTCTTGGCAGCAATGACATAAGGGTGGCGGAATATGCGGCGGAACTTTATGCCCGGAAGCTGGCTCCCCTGTTGCTCTTTTCCGGCGGGATGGGGCGTTTTACGGGGGAATGGGCTGTACCGGAAGCGGAACTTTTCGCAGAGGCGGCCATGAAGAAGGGCGTGCCGGGGGATTGCATCCTCATTGAAAACAAATCCACCAACACGGGAGAAAATGTCCGCTTTTCCCGCGCTGTCCTGGAAAAAGCCGGCATTCCGGAACCATCCAGCCTCATTGCCCTGCAAAAGCCCTATATGGAACGGCGAACGCTGGCTACGCTCCAGGCCCAGTGGCCGGAAGCGCGGGTGGCGGTCAGCTCCCCTCCCTTCACGTTCAGGGAATACCTGACCGGGGAACTGCCGCAGGAGCTGGTAGTCTCCGCCATGGTGGGGGACTTTCAAAGGATACTGGAATATCCTAAACAGGGATTTTCCACGGAACAGCCTGTGACTCCGGAGGCGATGGCGGCATTCCGCACGCTGGTGGAAGCGGGTTATGGCTCCCAGCTGCTCAAGGGGGTTCCCCTCCCCTGGAATTCTTGAGAAGACACGCTTTTTGCTTTCACTGAACGCTGATTGCGGGCATCAATACAACCCGCATAGCCAACCCAATTATATAACTCATCATGGCAGACAGAACCAACACAGACCCCGCCCGAATGGAAAAAATCGTGAGCCTCTGTAAAAGGAGGGGATTCATCTTCCAGTCAGCTGAAATTTACGGCGGTCTGAACGGTTGCTGGGACTATGGTCCCATGGGGGTGGAACTCAAGCGCAATCTGAAGGAATACTGGT
This region of Akkermansia muciniphila genomic DNA includes:
- a CDS encoding YqgE/AlgH family protein; its protein translation is MMEHEDISNENLAGHLLIAAPYLDGAGFHHSVIFLSRAEKEFVIGHILNHPAGMNVGDVARHTEIPESLYTVPIFKGGPVERNQLIFAAFIRTEDKLRVQFHLQEEQALEYLEDPRAILRAYVGHSGWTPPQLRRELNDRAWYVSPMVPDICLETDSSKVWAMAMRRLSPLHHIMSHAPAQPSLN
- a CDS encoding GTPase family protein codes for the protein MLTGGKNVIPHAVRDVADAAAAFSARIGPDRHFGSQEKVEEALAECCSPQNVTVIGMTGSGKSSTLDALAGERFCSRVSSEATLVRWQYRPHPAPHTHEWVLDLFYPSDALLNLEFWDTIGLEQEDAPRKLKHIVPKSDAILVVISASGGSHSALWDYLRTLEERLHSRMVLVITHAELLSFEQLQSLKEELRATSRERLGVQLPLYPVTTAGEHAGEGVEALTACVQEVLKRSPLTDKRVERLLLATDSLLAEQGKVLDELSRLSKMDSGFLTSIDREIDRIQLQMEDEMPARLKAYAQYVQDCVPRLGKKSARQMGRFLSIRRTMILHKLPPVIDEWFYELVKSGIEERHAYYNKEFLNICQTHWNHVRPRVKEQWDCDIGDFPAAKLQTDLEVYKERLGRSIYMPLKDFGIKPCLSKLFLDQEDVMRTEIKLMLLLVILGALLGCFGEHAAGFACVGAALVIWVGGNLGLAWMQFRLSRQIVAAAAEMHIAVECGLRTPLYEAMISGLSDYRKLYADIRGQVAGGVEYLQPLLNARYDLFYKLTVQKHRFRI
- a CDS encoding L,D-transpeptidase, giving the protein MPAPLSQAARLIQLAGAAFAVFGVLASCSRPDYEPTAIVKDGAVVSVRDQKMAVMRHGRVVKTYPVSTSKFGLGDKKGSCRTPLGAHRIASKIGSGQPKGMVFKSRKPTGECVAPNSPGRDPIVTRIMWLEGLEPRNRNAHSRLIYIHGTAEERTIGTPASYGCVRMKSNDVYEAFNLLRTGDPVVIERCSIDASLKALAQAEKMQDSSLLVMASAPDRMENANTASVISHRRRASRPPAVALSRRQTASAGRKSVSSRRAASRKTTGNSRVAVRSARGTRYTLG
- a CDS encoding cellulose synthase family protein, whose protein sequence is MSLNYNFIWLLCYLLVLVGLAGYGFHRLSIVYLYWKNRNNKPQPKARFQELPVVTVQLPMFNEKFVVDRLLESVAALDYPQDRLEIQILDDSTDDTTEQCCRKVEELKSRGFDAVCIHRTDRTGFKAGALEAATKTAKGEFLLILDADFVPEPDLLQKTIHFFTDENVGLVQTRWGHINREYNLLTRIQGMYLDGHFAMEQTARNRSGRFFTFNGTAGIWRKCVIGDAGGWSHDTLTEDMDLSYRVQLKGWRFIYLNDVVTPAELPVDMDGFKSQQHRWTKGSIQVCQKILLDIWRSNAPLKAKVEATTHLTCNYSYLLLALLCFLVYPICTQRIPENETVFMWFVNVALFFMTSVAVCIFYMSAQIVVRPKSWWKELPYLPLLLTLSVGMAVNNAKAVLEAIFGHQSAFVRTPKYGVDRKEDRRHVSQLKRNGYRAIKSVVIPVLEIACGTFFLNLIIIMIRQGHYLSPILMIPFLGFYYTGFCSLGRMISNLLPAKQTAKAKN
- a CDS encoding ApaG domain is translated as MPHMVLPLLTSLEVRLTPRGLYLRDEKLKRMVRDDGRVPVPYNVSIFNTGDGAVRIIGKKWTVRSHGDGTQIIEGDELFGSRPLLCQGQIFAFNGLQMLRLPARIQLTLLVRDEAGILYHTDPVSLKW
- a CDS encoding YggS family pyridoxal phosphate-dependent enzyme: MSIQQNLEHILSRIRAAELRAGRPAGSVRLVAVSKTFPAEDVKACHDAGQRIFGENKVQEGLGKIPSLPPDTEWHLIGPLQRNKVRKALEYFTLIHAVDSLRLARFIDTVAQETGKRPRILLEVNVGDEDSKFGFSPETLEREWPELSALNHLEIAGLMCIPPPVENPEEARPYFRRLRDLKEALSGRGGAALTELSMGMSHDFETAIEEGATLVRVGTAIFGGRSYAPAS